In Nicotiana tabacum cultivar K326 chromosome 10, ASM71507v2, whole genome shotgun sequence, the DNA window tgaataatcttaaatacatatagagtaagaggttccttacctttatacagaaagaacaaatccaatttgaccttaaatttccatgaaatatccctccaatgctgccacaacaacaaaaaagcgaaactagcgatcaattagtgtttttcggcactagaatcactttagaaggcttgaaatcacctaggattgatattaagaacatgaggtagtatttacagaacataaaccctttaaaacaacctcccacacgagctggaacgacacaaaaatgagcaacaacaagaagaacaagagacttactagcgccacggaattcccgacacttgatttgtgttgtttgccctttttttgggtcttgaatattgagagaaccttgagaggatgttcctagggttctaaggtctgaaaatagtgagaagaaatgacttaaaacgggttggaggcatcctatataggtccaaatatcttaaaccgacttagtgggccccatagaggtgcttggcgcagtctcgcaaaaacgcgaatatctctctactacgagatcgtatcgatgaacggtttaatgtgttggaaactagactcatagatctttaatttggttggtagatcaccccgtaattccttgtaaattatgagaaaatattagaaacatttgacccaatgtttaagtaaaattatgaacctaagttgcgacaacttttgtcgacttttgtttcataactcgtttgaattcaagacttatgatacggatattatatgattaaaataaattaataaatgacctcttgagtgtattaagcaccgctagattacctgaaaatacgagttacaacatccttgattcgtttaacttctaatactggttaatcacccttatacactcttgtatcacttaagaccaatatgattgacttcttatcatctaaaagataattctttcttggatttatgttaactaatatatggcatgaactaacacatgtggatatgggttgtaacagggCGGTACCCCGGGTATCTGCTCTATAcgttcactttgctccttgagctgtttctgcaaggttagtactaaattttgtaaatcagaattaattacatTACCTGGTTCTCTCTCCTGCGGTTTACTGGGAGTTCCACCGCTGTCTGAGTTAACAAGCCCGGAACGAGGGTTTTCTATagtgttattatttggagtaGGTGTGGGTGTTGCAACAGGTAACTGGTTAACTAGCGCCTCAACAACTTTGTTGACCTGAGCAGTAATTAATTTAtgcaaagcttcatcaacagcttcagcattttcaaattgagcatactCGTTTATTTGGGATCCATTAGGAGTACCCTCACGAGATTGCCGTGGAAAGTCCTGCGGAGTAGGAACTTGAATGTTAATATTATGTGGACCTCCCTGGctttgttggttctcttggtttcctGGGGTTTGTCATTGTTATTTGACAtaattgatgcaacaaggaaggtcaagtgaaaaaaaatagattatcagatttccggtaacggaaccaatttgtttaaccaaaaaagagaattttagtcaaagctagaatttagaagaacgcgggttactgataatcaaaaaaatatgtagaagaaagtaatttggggtaaccagagtgtaatcaggagaaaaacaagtgaatcaaaGTATATTTCAATTATATCTTGTGTTTACAAGTGATCAGATACCccccttttatagatatcttgaAGATATGCATTttccccaaatcataatgaggctattatgaataattaaagacattaaatgctacgttacacaatcattgtaatcaatacaaattctctaacgtatctaATATCTAATGCCTGTCGAATTCCGTATCTGCGCTCTTTATTATGGTCAGATCCCTTCCTTttgataaatgacttaaataggtacgaGCGCTGAATCCTTCGAATGTCCTCCCATGCCTCTTActttgcctttgctcgtttctattgctgcccgtgcctcttgactaattataattctttgactatttgaccagtccacATGTCTCAATATGTCACTTACATATATAAATGTAATTTTTttcaatacaaatatatatatatatatatatatatattgtacttGAGCcttcattttctataatttttttgcAATGTGAGAAATGATTATGGCTCTTCTATCTAATCATTTGAGTACAATGATTGTAATATGCAGAACTTATGATCAATGGAATGGTTTGTTATTAAAAGTAGTACTCAGACATACCCATAATTTTTATTAGGtcgtgtcaaaatatataaaaaaaatacacgAAAAGAATCAAGAAGAACCAACATATAGTAATAATATGTCATTAGGTTATTTTTAATCTAActacacaatataatttttcagACAAAAGGTGGTCAATTATTTGACACCCTCTTCGGATAAAGTGGCTCCGCAATTGACTCCCTTTATTTTAATTCATGTGATGTAGTATGAGTTAcatgaaatttgagaaaaaaatgaaaattgttATAATTTGTGATCATAATATGAGGCTATAAaaaattcattaattaaatataaaatgagtaaaataaaaAGCTTAAAATTAGATTATTTGGAAATACAGAATAGTATATTCTTTTTTTACGTCGATTGATCAGGTACAACACGTTGTCTCAACATCTCAACAAAAAGATTAACAACATCCTCGTTACGTCCTTTCTGACTATACCCTCTAATCACAACATTTCTCTCAAGGATTATCCGAAAGATTTCCATAGCTTCATCAAACTTCTCTTCTTTGAGATACCCACATACTAAAGTTGTGTAAGAAACCACATTTGGCACATGGGTATCCTCAAAAACAAGTTGAGCTTCCTCAATGCTGCTTAGCTTTACATAAAGATCCAAAAGTGCACTACCCACGTAAACATTTGACTGAAGGCCAAGTTTATTGAAATGACATGAAATTGCTTTCCTGAATTAAGGTCTTTAAGAACAACAGAAGAGTGAGTTACAGTGCCTAAAGTGAACTCATTTGGTCTAACATCATACTCAAACATTCTTGAGAAGATTGTTATTGCTTTCTTGTGATGATTCAGTCTAGTAAAACGGCTAACCAAAGCTGTAGCAGATACTACATCACATTTAGGCAATTCATCGAACATGGAATCTGCACTTTTTCCACATTGAGAAATAAGAATGCTAGGCTCAATGGTTGGAACTCCAAGGTTGTGCAAATGTTCTCGAGCATTTGGGGCTTGGCTGAGGAGTCTACAAATTGAACTTCGGGCTCTTATACATACTCGCATATATGTAAAAGATAATCGAGTAGAATGGAATGGAACAGATACAGAGAATTCATAAAAATCCAACAAATTTAAGGGAATTATTGGGTGTGTCACAATTCACAAACTAACAATTGGTCTTTGTTTCTTCACTTGGTTTAAACAAACTCACAATTTTTTGTCCCGTCAATGATCCACTCTATGATTTTTTTGTTGAACTGCATTCAAATTTCGTAAAAATGGCATGGGTAGCCACTATTTAAggtggtatttattttttatccagcAATTCTAATGAataaaaatagccactactctattaaaattaatataaaaagacATTTTTACCCTTTCTCCCATTGATTTTCTTCTCAAACCCTCGCTTCTCACTCTGCATCGAATACATGGGCTCTGATTTCTTGATTAAGAACTAAACAAGCTGGGCGTGGCTCTTGAAGAGgaagttagttcatttaatctGGAATTTTTAGctgaaaaatacaagaaaaggaaaagaaaaacacaaacaaGTGTTTCTCTTTTCTCTGTTTGAGATATTCACAAACAAAAATTAGTGCAAATGGGGTATTTGTTGAAAGAGATTTTGAATACAGTTTGTGGAGTGAATTAACGGTATTAGGCTGTTTTTTGGAAGTAGAAGATCAGTTGCCAGAATATCAATTGAGTTTTCATATTTCAATGAATCaaattctctttttatttatgtgggtcctgaacttagagttggaagttcTAAAATTAAGGATatttggtccttaacttagagttacatgCATAGAAATTAAGGACAGAcaatccttaacttagagttacaagttcaaaagttaaggacacttggtcctgaacttagactaacaagctcaaaagttaaggactataGGTCCtcaacttacagttacaagttcaaaagttaaggacagtagatcctgaagtttgagttccaagttcaaaagttaaggataataggtccttaactttgaattccaagttcaaaagttaaggacacttggtccttaactttgagttacaagttaaaaagttaaggacacttggtcccgaatttcaagtttcaagttcaaaagttaaggacacttggtccttaactttgagttccaagtttaaaaattaaggacatttggtcctgaactttgacttacaagttccaaaagttaaggacacttagtccttaactttgaattccaagttcaaaagttaaggacatttggtcctgaacttagacttacaagttcaaaacttaaggacatttggtcctgaacttagactaacaagttcaaaagttaaggacatgcagtccttaacttacagttacaagatCAAAAGTTAAGGGCAATAGGTTcttaactttgacttacaagttcaaaagctAAGGACGTTTAGTCTTTaagtttgagttccaagttcaaaagttaatgacatgtagtcctgaaatcctgaagttaagttcaaaagttaaggacatatagtcctgaagtcctgaacttagagttccaagttcaaaagttaaggacatgtagtcctgaagtcctgaacttagagttctaagttcaaaagttaaggacatgagcagaagAGTATTTTCGTCCAGGCAATTAAAGTTTAataaagcagtggctaaagactaaagatatTTTAAACAATAACTTAAgagtaaatacatgtgttattagtggctaaccgtgcacttccccTCAAATTTCATAGGCTTTAACAGAAATTAACTTTAGACCCGATTTTAAATggttaaattttaaaaactttgtAAATTTTGACTATTCTTTAAAAAGGTCACTAAAAAAGGCTATTCGTGCACTTCCACGTGTGAATTACAATTGCAGTCCCAGGAATTttttaaagagaaaaagaaacccTGAAAGTTCCCACAGAAGTCATTTTTGACTCTCCTTGTAGCTCCTCACTGACCAACTCCTCCAATGGCGATAGCCGCCGCCATTACACTGCCTCTTACAGCTCCAACCCGTCGTTCTCTTTCTTCTACTTCCGCTAATTTCGTTCGATTTTCCTCTCCGCTAACTCCACAACCAAAAAATCTCAAATTCGCCGCCGGTAGCGGAACACAGTGCCCTAGTTTCCGCATTTGTGCGACATCTTCAATGAGAATCGAAGCTCCGGAGAAAGGCTCTCCAGATTCTTTCCTTGATCGTAAAGAAAGCGGAATTCTTCACTTCGTCAAGTATCACGGCCTCGGCAACGACTTCATATTAGTAATAATGCACTGCTCAATATTTGaatattattttttctatttttccgaGGAATTTGGATATGTGCTGTCAAAGTAAAAGACATGCCGCAGTTGTTTCCCGTTATCTTGGTCAACTGCATCTATTTTGTGATGCAGAGTTATAATGTTTCACATTTTTGAAGTATCGTCCTTCCTCTGTCAcgattttgggatttttaaatcCTGTATTTTGGTTTGGGACTCAAAATTTTGAGTCTTTTTACTAGATTATTGCCTCAATAAATGTGGCTTTATATAAATAACAGTGGACATTTTAAAAATGCTGAAAGTATGTTTTCTTATTTGAATGAGCTCACATTTTAAGATTTGGAGAGAAAATCCTATGCTTGTGATACTTacacttttaagaaaataatcCTATGTTTGTGAATCATGACTAGCTGTCCATGACTGTGATGTTTTAGTGTTTGGAGAAGTACGTGTAGAAGCATGAACTCAGAGGAAAATAATCATGATTTGCTTAATTCTTTGGTCTTTAATCTTTTATTTTGGGTGTTTGATTAGATGCTCATCTTATCCATGATTGTTTGAGCAGGTTGACAATAGAGATACAACAGAACCTAAGGTCAGTCCTGATCAAGCTGTGAAACTATGTGACAGAAACTTCGGGATTGGTGCTGATGGCGTGATATTTGCAATGCCGGGTGTCAATGGCACTGATTATACCATGAGGATCTTCAATTCAGATGGAAGTGAGCCAGAGGTAATATTGCTTATTTCTGAAATTTAGAATTGATTGCATCTCTGTCTCTGGAGGATTAGTTTGACTTATCTTTTACGTCTAGAAGTTGCATGTTTGTGTACATTTGTGCAAATTTTTTCTTGATGAAAGGAGAGAATTGTGGTTGAAACTATCTCGCTTTTCATCCAGTCTCTCTCTATCTTCTATGTTTCTTATCTTCTTTTCTCTTTGCCAATTTTCTGTCAGCTGTTGTTGGATCTTGGTTTACGTAGCTATTGTGTGAAAGATCGAAAAGTATTATGCTTATAGCAATCCTTAGGTACAGTATTAGAATGCTGTGACATGTAATCAGATGACCAGTATAATTGTCTACTAAGTTTGCGTATATCTAGTAGTCCTCAAATTTATTTGTATAGTTCATACCAACTTCTGTTTCTTTCTGATTGTTCCTTCCCATAGTTGAGTCCACTGGAATATTTGAAGACTTTATTTCTGAGACCCTATATGCAATAGATTCTTGCCTGAGCTACAATTTGCTTTATCGTTTATTCCCAGTTTGATACAGGTGCTTTCTGGGCatacttattttattttgttctgTATGTGTCTTCTGTGAAAATGGTATATGCTTCCTGGACTCTTTAATAGGGTTGGAGTGACTGGGtgttgacataacattacactgTGAAGACTTGTGAAGTCTTCATTTTCTAGGACCGTATTTGCAATACATTCTTGCCTGGGCCTGAACCACATGTATTGAAATTACTTTATTGCTTATGCCTAGTTTAATGCAGGTGCTTTCTGGGCATACTTATTTTATGTAAAGAAGAGAAGTATCAAAACTTAGGCAttttactcattttgttgaacAGTGCCAGCTATCTGAGGTTGGTTGGTTCATGAACTAGTCAGGCttggttcaattttgtttttACCACTACTCGGCTCAAGTGCTGGAACTCTTTGCTATGTTGAAGTTGAGATCCATGGTTGTAACCTCTTTGAAAGCCTGTCTCATGCAACATTTATTTCCTAGTGTGCGTTTCCATTAGAGTCATTTTTCCTTTAGGCGCTTATTCAATTAAGTGCTACTTCTGTGCTGATTTACTTCATTTAACAATTAACATGTACTTTGTCACACTCATGATTGGTCAAACGGGCCCTTTTCCAGGGAGAATCGTCATATGAATGAGATATTGGTTGAATATTATGTACTGCCTAACATCCAGTTAGATTGTTTGTTTTAATGTTTAGCTATTTCCCAGATACTTTGACGCATCAATGACTGATTATTGCATTGCATATGCTTATTTGAGATTGGCTTTCTGGATGATctgatgattttttttagtagGATCTCAAGCAGCTGTGACATATTCGAATGGTATTGACTTATACATAAGTTTAGCATTTGCAAGGTTTGCTCCTCTGACAAGCCTTGGTTATGTCTCATCATAGCTCGCTTGACCTTTAACCAAGCCAACATCGAGTGAGGTCTTGACTATGTTCTTCCTGCGGGCCTAATAAGGTAGTGCTGCCATATGCATTGGTTATAATAAATACAGGCCAAGTATTTTGACCTATCCTATACATATTTATGGCGTTGCCCAAATTAAGTGAAGTTGAAAGCTGCTTAAGTACCTGTTCATTAAAAAAAGAATAATTGGGTTCATTGGTTGAAGGGCATACGAAGTGATATAATTAGACGGTGGTACAAGATTGATTCCTGTCTAAAACTATCTTTTTGGACGTTATGTAAGGAAAGGACCCAGAGATCCTTTGAGGGGAGTTTCACTTGGCATTCCTTCCATAATGTTTAAATTGTTTTGTTGGAACAGTCCTTGTGATCTAAATGATGCAAATCAACTTTTTTTGACTTCATTTGCCAGTTAAGGTTTTTGTAGGAGTTTACAAGACTTTTTAATATATAGCATCCACTGGATGCTGTGATTGATAGAATTTTTGTTACTTGAAAATCTGGTCATAACAATTAAGAATTTGGTTTGGCTGGCTCAAAATTGCACTTAATGAATACTTAAAAAATGTGCAGCTGGGTTTCTTATTGTAGTGGCACATGTAATAATGTTTTCTACCTTTTTCCTGAATATGCTTGTAGCCGACCCCAGCTAGCTTGGGATTAAGGTATAGTTCTGAAAATTCTTGCAAGGGCTTTTACAATgcattgtttttgtttttatgaaCAGTGCAGTCAGTAGAACCGACATCTGTTTACCTATTAAAAAAAGTAATGACATCTGTTAGGATAAGGGattatgttattgttttgtgCTTACAAGCAATGAACCTTTTGGGAAATGGTTCGTTCTGTTTCCTTTCCTAACTATCACATACAGATTCTGGGAGGAGGTTTTGGCTGAAGGGGGTTAAGAGACTTAAAATACATAATGAGAGCCTTCTTACAAAGTGGCTACGGAGATATTCTTCAGTGGAAAATAGATTATGGAaaagggtaattcagaagaagtACAGAGAAAAGGATTGGTGGAGTACAACAGTTGTGAGTAGACCTCATGGTGCAGGAGTCTGAAAATTTGTTAGAGTTCAGTGACAGATGTTATTAAAGTTGGAGATGGGAGGATGGATAGTGAGTTTTGGCATGATTCCTGGATAGGTCATTCTCCACTTGAAGTTAGATATCCTGATTTACTCAGTATGTCAAATAAAAGTGAAACCACAAAAACTCAAGTCATAACAGAAATGGTTGGTTTGAGAATAAGAAGAGACTGTTTTTACCGGAAACAGATAGGCTGTATGACCTGCTAAAGGATGTGCATCAGGGATTTAAGTTAACAGAGGAGGACAGGATGTAAATAGATCAACGAAAATGGCAGATTTACTGTACGATCTTATTACAAAATTTTTAGTAGAGAAAAAgcatgtttttgatttttttcctaaaggtcttggaatttaATCTGGAGATCAAACACTCTTTTTAAAGTCTCTTGCTTTTGCTGGGTATTAGCTCATGATTCTTGTCTTACTCATGTGTATCATACCTGCAGCATGTGGCTATTTTCTGAAGGAGAAATAGTTGTTCAGAAGGCAATTGTGGAAGTTGTtttgttacattttcttttcctaAGCTCATACTGGAAGATAAAACCTGCAATAGTGCCTTGTATGCATGTTATTGTTCAACTTTACTTTGGTTTGTTCCTCAATTCTTGCCGTGATTTCTAAGACATTATATACACATCTGTGTTGAATCTGGTCTTCTGTCCATTTCATTGTTCATCTTATGAGAACTTGGATTCAGCCTGTGTTTCTTTCCAGTATCGCTTTCTTTGTTTGgcaagtgaaaagaaaaagattttaaaaGATTGGAAGATTCTGTTTGCGGCAAAATATGACCCTTTTCTGATGGAGTATATAAACATAATTGAGTGACTTTATTTTCATGAAGCAGAAAATCACTTGGAtatgcttgaagatgtattgtaaactcttgtgatctatgtagatgtcaacatggacgccgtataagtagtgccgccatatcttcaaagcatatattactgcagccaattccaaatcatgggttggataattcttttcatgcttcttcaattgtcttgatgcataagcaatcacattcccacgctgcattaatacgcaccccaaacctatacctgaggcatcacaatataccacataaccttctgttccttcaggaagagtgagcactggtgcaaatgtcaatcgattcttcagctcctgaaaactacgttcacaagtgtcagaccactggaatttggtagccttttgtgttaacttagtcaatggtgatgatatagaggaaaatccttctacaaaccgcctataatatcctgctagccctaggaagctgcggacttctgatggtgttgtaggtctcgtccaattctttactgcatcgatcttctgagtgtcgacactaataccctcatcagatatcacatggccaaggaatgctactgagttcagccagaattcacatttggagagcttagcatataacttacgatcctgaagcgtctgtaatactatccgcaagtggcccgcatgttccgcctccgaacgagaatacactagaatgtcatcaatgaatacaatcacgaacacatcaagatagggcctgaatatagtattcatgagatccataaaaactgctggggcatttgttagcccgaacgacatcaccaagaactcaaagtgcccatatcttgtccggaaggccatctttggaatatctttctccctaaccctcacctgatgataccctgaacgtaaatcaatcttagagaaatacttggcaccctggagttggtcaaacaggtcatcaattcttgcaagtggatacttgttatttatagtagacttattcaactgtcgatagtcgatacacatccgtaacgacccgtctttcttccgcatgaataggactggtgcaccccaaggtgaagtgctaggcctaataaagcccttatccaacaagtccttcaactgcaccttcaactctcgcaactctgctggggccattctgtatggaggaatagagatcggttgagtgtcaggcaacacatcaatgctaaactcaatctccctttcaggaggaaggcctgagagtttatctgggaattcgttgaccacagggattgattgtaaagtaggcggtttcgcctccgcatccctaacgcgaacgagatgataaatgtaaccttttgagatcattttccttgccttaagataggaaataaacctacctttcggtgtaacaatgttccctttccattcaatgacgggttcacccggaaattggaacctacccatcttcgtacgacagtcaacatttgcatagcatgaggccaaccagtccattcccattatcacatcaaaatcaaccatttctaactcaaataaatttgccgaggtttgacgactacaaatcatcacagtgcaacctctatatacccttctagcaatcacagaatctcctatcgga includes these proteins:
- the LOC107772556 gene encoding diaminopimelate epimerase, chloroplastic isoform X4 — translated: MAIAAAITLPLTAPTRRSLSSTSANFVRFSSPLTPQPKNLKFAAGSGTQCPSFRICATSSMRIEAPEKGSPDSFLDRKESGILHFVKYHGLGNDFILVDNRDTTEPKVSPDQAVKLCDRNFGIGADGVIFAMPGVNGTDYTMRIFNSDGSEPEVLSGHTYFM
- the LOC107772556 gene encoding diaminopimelate epimerase, chloroplastic isoform X7; the encoded protein is MAIAAAITLPLTAPTRRSLSSTSANFVRFSSPLTPQPKNLKFAAGSGTQCPSFRICATSSMRIEAPEKGSPDSFLDRKESGILHFVKYHGLGNDFILVDNRDTTEPKVSPDQAVKLCDRNFGIGADGVIFAMPGVNGTDYTMRIFNSDGSEPE
- the LOC107772556 gene encoding diaminopimelate epimerase, chloroplastic isoform X1, whose translation is MAIAAAITLPLTAPTRRSLSSTSANFVRFSSPLTPQPKNLKFAAGSGTQCPSFRICATSSMRIEAPEKGSPDSFLDRKESGILHFVKYHGLGNDFILVDNRDTTEPKVSPDQAVKLCDRNFGIGADGVIFAMPGVNGTDYTMRIFNSDGSEPEFNAGAFWAYLFYVKKRSIKT
- the LOC107772556 gene encoding diaminopimelate epimerase, chloroplastic isoform X2, with translation MAIAAAITLPLTAPTRRSLSSTSANFVRFSSPLTPQPKNLKFAAGSGTQCPSFRICATSSMRIEAPEKGSPDSFLDRKESGILHFVKYHGLGNDFILVDNRDTTEPKVSPDQAVKLCDRNFGIGADGVIFAMPGVNGTDYTMRIFNSDGSEPEVLSGHTYFILFCMCLL
- the LOC107772556 gene encoding diaminopimelate epimerase, chloroplastic isoform X6, whose protein sequence is MAIAAAITLPLTAPTRRSLSSTSANFVRFSSPLTPQPKNLKFAAGSGTQCPSFRICATSSMRIEAPEKGSPDSFLDRKESGILHFVKYHGLGNDFILVDNRDTTEPKVSPDQAVKLCDRNFGIGADGVIFAMPGVNGTDYTMRIFNSDGSEPEHVAIF
- the LOC107772556 gene encoding diaminopimelate epimerase, chloroplastic isoform X5, with the protein product MAIAAAITLPLTAPTRRSLSSTSANFVRFSSPLTPQPKNLKFAAGSGTQCPSFRICATSSMRIEAPEKGSPDSFLDRKESGILHFVKYHGLGNDFILVDNRDTTEPKVSPDQAVKLCDRNFGIGADGVIFAMPGVNGTDYTMRIFNSDGSEPEDLKQL
- the LOC107772556 gene encoding diaminopimelate epimerase, chloroplastic isoform X3 translates to MAIAAAITLPLTAPTRRSLSSTSANFVRFSSPLTPQPKNLKFAAGSGTQCPSFRICATSSMRIEAPEKGSPDSFLDRKESGILHFVKYHGLGNDFILVDNRDTTEPKVSPDQAVKLCDRNFGIGADGVIFAMPGVNGTDYTMRIFNSDGSEPECQLSEVGWFMN